From Drosophila suzukii chromosome 2R, CBGP_Dsuzu_IsoJpt1.0, whole genome shotgun sequence, a single genomic window includes:
- the CheB42b gene encoding uncharacterized protein CheB42b: MRTLMLLFFGVTSSWAVDYELMLEDPDIFAPCTDGPPGSINARQAVNLDDFVIEHESDILHLSGNATLIWDVRPTDRIAARVDLLHFNRGTWEPTIFSISNQDFCPIMYDKNQYWYKYWTQYVSNQHEVAKKCLREPGTVLEHEPFDLRLKIENVHGPTLRGRHKMVIKLHAFDEKNIPRPNSICVEIRGELLKLK; the protein is encoded by the exons ATGAGAACTCTGATGCTGCTCTTTTTTGGGGTGACCAGTTCCTGGGCCGTGGACTACGAACTGATGCTCGAGGATCCGGACATTTTTGCGCCTTGTACCGATGGTCCACCCGGGTCTATCAACGCCCGTCAGGCAGTAAACTTGGACGATTTTGTGATCGAACATGAATCTGATATACTCCACCTCTCCGGCAATGCTACCCTTATCTGGGATGTGCGGCCCACCGATCGGATTGCA GCTAGAGTTGATTTGTTGCACTTCAACCGCGGCACCTGGGAGCCCACTATCTTCAGCATATCCAACCAGGACTTTTGCCCCATCATGTACGACAAGAATCAATACTGGTACAAGTACTGGACACAATACGTATCCAATCAGCACGAAGTGGCAAAGAAGTGCCTCAGAGAGCCAGGT ACCGTTTTGGAACACGAGCCCTTCGATTTAAGgcttaaaattgaaaatgttcATGGCCCTACTCTTCGAGGACGTCATAAGATGGTCATAAAGCTACACGCATTCGATGAGAAGAACATTCCACGTCCAAATTCTATTTGCGTAGAGATCAGAGGAgaacttttaaagttaaaatag
- the CheB42c gene encoding uncharacterized protein CheB42c produces the protein MLRTLLLLIVIVASSRGADYELLLEDPDIFAPCTEGPPGSIGFREAFNLDNLEINQDADIIHLSEDITANWDVESNDRISARFTVMHYNRGSWEPTLFSLATPDFCAAMFDENQSWFKYWTKYISNREEVQEKCFKTRGTVLMHKPFDLQLRLTDIRGATFQGRYKIVSTFEAFDEKDVPRRTSICFEIRGEVEKIK, from the exons ATGTTGAGAACTCTACTGCTGCTCATCGTAATCGTGGCCAGTTCCCGGGGCGCGGACTACGAACTGTTGCTCGAGGATCCAGATATCTTCGCTCCATGCACAGAAGGACCGCCCGGATCCATTGGATTCAGAGAAGCATTCAACCTGGATAACTTGGAAATCAATCAGGACGCCGATATTATTCATCTATCAGAGGATATTACCGCCAACTGGGACGTGGAGTCCAACGATCGTATTTCC GCCAGGTTTACGGTGATGCACTACAACCGCGGCAGCTGGGAACCGACCCTATTTAGCTTGGCCACGCCGGACTTTTGTGCCGCGATGTTCGACGAGAATCAGTCATGGTTCAAATACTGGACCAAATACATTTCGAACCGCGAGGAGGTCCAGGAGAAGTGCTTCAAGACACGTGGA ACCGTGCTGATGCACAAACCATTTGATTTGCAGCTGCGTCTAACGGACATTCGAGGCGCCACTTTCCAGGGTCGTTACAAGATCGTGTCCACCTTTGAAGCTTTCGATGAGAAGGACGTTCCGAGACGGACTTCCATATGCTTCGAAATCAGAGGAGAGGTCGAGAAGATAAAGTAA
- the CheB42a gene encoding uncharacterized protein CheB42a translates to MGHTTLQPHTENLVKMRATLRILVLQVFICWAEAIEYQFVVDEDGIFAPCEDQHGNPSNIDGLLDMSTVKVTNAGNKISIEGEHAVVWKDVQPEDTIKLFGQVYRQEKGTWQKTMFSGSSNNFCHNMFENNQYWFKFWTQYIKNSDEIKNKCLNTLGAVLRYEQFELDLKGNLNAPNLEGRYKLVVQIEAFDKRNVKRPVSICTELRGTASKV, encoded by the exons ATGGGGCATACGACACTGCAGCCTCATACCGAAAACCTTGTTAAAATGAGGGCTACGTTAAGGATTCTAGTGCTCCAAGTGTTCATCTGTTGGGCTGAAGCTATTGAATACCAGTTTGTAGTGGACGAAGACGGAATTTTTGCTCCATGTGAAGATCAACATGGAAATCCTTCCAATATCGATGGCCTGTTGGATATGTCTACCGTTAAAGTAACCAATGCAGGAAACAAAATTTCGATAGAGGGCGAACACGCTGTCGTCTGGAAAGATGTCCAGCCTGAGGACACAATAAAA CTTTTTGGGCAAGTCTATCGCCAGGAAAAGGGCACCTGGCAGAAAACAATGTTCTCCGGCAGCAGCAATAACTTTTGCCATAACATGTTTGAAAATAATCAATATTGGTTTAAGTTCTGGACTCAGTATATAAAGAATTCCGATGAGATCAAGAACAAGTGTTTAAACACTCTGGGC GCCGTCTTAAGATATGAGCAATTCGAACTGGACTTAAAGGGCAATCTGAATGCTCCGAATCTAGAGGGGCGCTACAAGTTGGTAGTGCAGATTGAGGCTTTCGATAAGCGCAATGTGAAGCGTCCAGTGTCCATTTGCACGGAACTCCGCGGCACCGCTTCAAAAGTCTAA